A section of the Paenibacillus yonginensis genome encodes:
- a CDS encoding manganese-dependent inorganic pyrophosphatase, whose product MGKVLVFGHKNPDTDTICSAIAYAYLKQQLGVDAEAVRLGTVNGETQFALDRFGAEAPRLVEAVAEETQEVILVDHNERQQSASDIDKVRVTEVIDHHRIANFETSGPLYYRAEPVGCTATILKKLYKENGVEIPANIAGLMLSAIISDSLLFKSPTCTEEDVAAARELAGIAGVEAEAYGLDMLKAGADLSQKTIADLVSLDAKEFQMGGSKVEIAQVNAVDVNDVLSRQAELEAALSGIIEEKGLDLFLFVVTDILNNDSVGIALGNKAAAVEKAYNVTLQNNQAVLKGVVSRKSQIVPVLTDTFNSL is encoded by the coding sequence ATGGGAAAAGTATTGGTCTTTGGTCATAAGAATCCGGACACGGACACAATTTGCTCGGCAATCGCTTATGCCTATCTGAAACAGCAGCTGGGAGTGGACGCGGAAGCGGTTCGCCTGGGTACGGTAAATGGCGAAACCCAATTTGCGCTGGATCGTTTTGGAGCGGAGGCTCCTCGTCTCGTTGAAGCCGTAGCGGAAGAAACCCAAGAGGTCATTCTGGTCGACCATAACGAACGTCAGCAAAGCGCATCCGATATTGACAAAGTTAGGGTGACTGAGGTCATCGACCACCACCGGATCGCCAATTTTGAAACCAGCGGCCCGCTGTACTACCGCGCTGAGCCTGTCGGCTGCACCGCCACTATCCTGAAGAAGCTGTATAAGGAGAACGGCGTTGAAATTCCGGCGAACATTGCAGGTCTGATGTTGTCCGCAATCATTTCCGACTCTCTGCTGTTCAAATCGCCTACCTGCACGGAAGAGGATGTGGCTGCGGCCCGCGAGCTGGCCGGCATTGCCGGCGTAGAGGCTGAAGCTTATGGTCTGGACATGCTGAAGGCAGGCGCAGATCTGAGTCAGAAGACTATTGCCGATCTCGTTTCCCTCGATGCCAAGGAATTCCAGATGGGCGGTTCGAAAGTGGAAATTGCGCAAGTGAATGCCGTTGACGTCAACGACGTGCTGAGCCGCCAGGCCGAGCTTGAAGCGGCTTTGTCCGGCATTATTGAAGAGAAGGGCCTGGACTTGTTCCTGTTCGTCGTAACGGACATTCTGAACAATGACTCCGTCGGCATTGCTTTGGGCAATAAAGCTGCTGCCGTAGAGAAAGCGTACAACGTGACGCTGCAAAATAACCAAGCCGTGCTTAAAGGTGTGGTTTCCCGCAAATCTCAAATTGTTCCGGTCTTGACCGATACATTCAACAGCCTGTAA
- a CDS encoding NUDIX hydrolase, producing MNRGTEVLLLNRERSSWMGCWNGIGGKLESGETPRDSMIREIFEETGIADYELHFKGLITWNNGDSGYGGMYVYVADVPAAYELATPLKTDEGILDWKKIDWILHPDNLGIASNVVRTLDTLLKDGRAYDHHCTYVEGQLVSYEKKEIALELETDAGLRERFFQQYALRRAEKGSIEKLSL from the coding sequence ATGAACAGGGGCACCGAGGTGCTGCTGCTCAATCGGGAGCGCTCGAGCTGGATGGGTTGCTGGAACGGCATTGGAGGCAAGCTGGAGTCCGGAGAGACGCCGCGCGACTCGATGATCCGGGAAATTTTTGAAGAGACGGGCATTGCCGATTATGAACTGCATTTCAAAGGTCTGATTACTTGGAACAACGGCGACTCGGGATATGGAGGGATGTATGTCTATGTCGCGGATGTGCCGGCAGCTTATGAGCTGGCCACCCCGCTTAAGACAGATGAAGGCATTCTGGACTGGAAAAAGATCGACTGGATTCTCCACCCGGACAACCTGGGCATCGCCTCCAATGTCGTGCGGACGCTGGATACCCTGCTGAAGGACGGCAGGGCCTATGATCACCATTGTACCTATGTTGAGGGCCAACTCGTTAGTTACGAGAAGAAGGAGATCGCTCTGGAGCTGGAGACAGACGCCGGACTGAGAGAGCGGTTCTTCCAGCAATATGCGCTCCGCCGTGCCGAGAAAGGTTCTATTGAGAAATTATCATTATAA
- a CDS encoding MarR family winged helix-turn-helix transcriptional regulator — protein sequence MNKGLDESLGFVLGVAYRKVAQLFQHQLKDHNLTPEQWAVLYRISEEEGMIQREIGKRAEKDKPTTTRILVALEQKGLIHKVGGTEDRRSFRVYSTPEGKTKVQEIEPLERAAMKEASADLSEEEYKLLIGLLRRVIRNAEDRISAEQQ from the coding sequence TTGAACAAGGGACTGGATGAGTCGCTTGGTTTTGTGCTTGGCGTCGCCTACCGGAAGGTTGCGCAGCTGTTTCAGCATCAGCTGAAGGATCATAATCTGACACCGGAGCAATGGGCGGTCCTCTACCGGATCAGCGAGGAAGAAGGAATGATTCAAAGGGAGATCGGCAAACGGGCGGAGAAAGACAAGCCGACGACAACCCGGATTCTGGTCGCTCTGGAGCAGAAGGGACTGATTCATAAAGTAGGCGGGACAGAGGATCGCCGCTCCTTTCGCGTGTACAGCACGCCGGAAGGGAAAACAAAGGTGCAGGAGATTGAGCCTTTGGAACGTGCGGCGATGAAAGAGGCCAGCGCTGATTTGTCGGAAGAGGAATACAAGCTGCTGATCGGGCTGCTCCGCCGGGTGATCCGGAATGCGGAAGACCGAATCTCGGCCGAGCAGCAGTAA
- a CDS encoding MFS transporter: MSLQMLLSPFPAYVKDRFHPGDFTVSLVTSLFALSAIGTRLAIVPVLRKVHRNIVLFIGLIIAALATILYGFAGSIGSVLALRVLFGIGFGMASTVMPTLVSQIIPKNRLGEGIGYFGLSTSMAMSFGPMIGLSVMDNFGFKPLTGIGTLSVVLIVPLLLLSRSVPPQPVRSQTHPAGHPGENGKAPRYINRKIVLPALLNMLLSLTYGSLLGFLALYGKEIHLGQIGLFFLFNAITVLIIRPVSGRLFDSKGPVAVLIPAGVAVFGSLLLLSYVHGLPLLVVSALLYGLGFGAIQPATQAWMLRESPSTSHGAVNSLFYNSIDLGVAAGSMLLGIVASHSGYAMMYRWAACIMLLFLIVLIVGRKLTAGQRTAQ, encoded by the coding sequence TTGAGCCTGCAAATGCTTCTTTCGCCTTTTCCGGCTTATGTGAAGGACCGGTTTCACCCCGGTGATTTTACGGTCAGTCTGGTGACCAGCTTGTTTGCTTTGTCGGCCATCGGCACACGGCTGGCGATTGTCCCCGTATTAAGAAAGGTCCATCGGAACATCGTATTATTTATAGGTCTTATCATTGCGGCATTGGCCACGATCCTGTATGGCTTTGCCGGCTCCATAGGCTCCGTACTGGCGCTCCGCGTCTTGTTCGGGATCGGTTTCGGCATGGCCAGCACCGTGATGCCGACGCTGGTTTCGCAGATCATTCCGAAAAACCGTTTGGGCGAAGGGATCGGCTACTTCGGTTTGTCCACAAGCATGGCCATGTCCTTCGGGCCGATGATTGGCTTGTCGGTTATGGATAACTTTGGCTTCAAGCCGCTTACAGGAATCGGAACCTTATCCGTGGTGCTTATTGTTCCGCTGCTGCTGCTCAGCCGCAGTGTACCTCCCCAGCCTGTACGCTCACAGACTCATCCTGCAGGGCATCCGGGAGAGAATGGCAAGGCGCCGCGTTACATCAATAGAAAAATCGTCCTGCCAGCGCTGCTAAACATGCTGCTTTCCTTGACCTATGGCAGTTTGCTCGGTTTTCTAGCCCTTTACGGCAAAGAAATTCATTTAGGTCAAATTGGTCTGTTTTTCCTGTTTAACGCGATCACCGTTTTGATTATTCGGCCAGTATCCGGACGGCTGTTCGATAGTAAGGGGCCAGTGGCTGTCCTTATCCCTGCGGGAGTGGCCGTCTTCGGCAGCCTGCTGCTGTTGTCGTACGTTCATGGTCTTCCGCTGCTGGTCGTTTCCGCTTTGCTGTATGGTCTCGGCTTTGGCGCCATTCAGCCCGCAACGCAGGCCTGGATGCTGCGGGAAAGTCCATCAACCAGCCACGGTGCGGTTAACAGTTTGTTTTACAACTCGATTGACCTGGGAGTTGCGGCCGGCTCCATGCTGCTCGGGATTGTAGCTTCCCATTCGGGCTATGCTATGATGTACCGCTGGGCAGCCTGCATTATGCTGCTGTTCCTGATAGTATTGATCGTCGGCCGTAAGCTGACTGCAGGCCAAAGAACCGCACAATAA
- a CDS encoding PAS domain S-box protein has product MNQPKWPAEVFAHISDIVCCFTREGICLSVSPSVQKVLGLTPEQVSGRSFLDLCHPDDMQRMRALIAEGEGKLVCRSKNSDGEYVPLEWVLNPMTLDEQPAVAAVARDISERLRKERILQQAMDITSIGVWEWEVATGKITLSESVCRMCGLGDKTIVSSPIELLRGIYPDDRPELGQAVKTALEGGILNGIFRTSNGLQYLHFRATVTRDAAGNPMLMNGTVQDVTERKKVERQLQETVERYTSLKKYNYDAVFSLDLQGNIINGNKVAEHMTGYKASEMSGQPFAKYVGEETLPPILEDQINENLIKRIIHRDGTATEVLSTFAPIIINGEQVGLYVIAKDISEQKKLLVAKEAAERTNKAKSQFLAMMSHEIRTPMNGVIGMTDLLLDSGGLTDIQIEYVHMIRKSGELLLSIINDILDLSKLESGKAPLLISTYSLRECLKETIQLLSTQALEKNLSLNYEVEADVPDLLNGDVGKLKQVLVNLIGNAIKYTFEGSVLVTVSRIHAEDGGTKLKFTVRDTGIGIPEQQQEHLFEPFFQLDSFMNRKSEGTGLGLAISKQLVEMMGGEIRVDQSHPMKGSSFSFTVPAEPLGEQQAKEIVRGSAYPADSLQKRSLSILVAEDNEINQKVIVKMLEKQGHAVEVVDNGHKVLAAVKERPFDMIFMDVLMPELDGLEAAKLLNREYPKDRRPVIIAVTANALSGDREKCLAAGMDDYMSKPLKGQAIADVIKKYFKI; this is encoded by the coding sequence ATGAACCAACCGAAATGGCCAGCCGAAGTGTTTGCGCATATATCGGACATTGTGTGTTGCTTTACCCGGGAAGGAATTTGTTTGTCGGTTTCTCCTTCTGTGCAGAAAGTGTTGGGCTTAACGCCTGAACAGGTCAGCGGACGGAGCTTCTTGGATTTATGTCATCCAGATGACATGCAGCGGATGCGCGCGCTGATTGCCGAAGGAGAAGGGAAATTGGTTTGTCGGAGCAAGAACAGCGACGGGGAATATGTTCCATTGGAATGGGTTCTAAATCCGATGACGCTGGACGAGCAGCCGGCAGTTGCAGCTGTTGCCAGGGATATATCCGAACGTCTTCGCAAGGAACGTATTTTGCAGCAGGCCATGGATATTACCTCCATCGGAGTGTGGGAATGGGAGGTTGCAACAGGGAAGATTACCTTGTCTGAATCTGTATGCCGTATGTGCGGCCTGGGGGACAAAACGATAGTTTCTTCACCTATCGAGCTTTTGCGGGGAATCTATCCGGACGACCGGCCTGAACTGGGCCAGGCGGTAAAGACCGCCCTGGAAGGCGGCATTCTAAACGGAATTTTTCGTACGTCTAACGGACTTCAGTATTTGCATTTCCGGGCTACCGTTACCAGGGACGCCGCCGGAAATCCAATGCTGATGAATGGAACTGTGCAGGATGTGACGGAGCGCAAGAAAGTGGAGAGGCAGCTTCAGGAGACGGTGGAGCGGTATACCTCTCTGAAGAAATATAATTATGATGCCGTCTTCTCTTTGGACCTGCAGGGGAATATTATTAACGGCAACAAAGTGGCCGAGCATATGACTGGCTATAAAGCCTCCGAAATGTCGGGGCAGCCTTTCGCCAAATATGTGGGGGAAGAGACGCTGCCGCCGATTCTGGAAGACCAGATTAACGAGAATTTGATCAAACGGATTATCCACCGCGACGGGACGGCTACCGAGGTGCTGTCAACCTTTGCGCCGATCATTATTAATGGGGAACAGGTTGGGCTTTATGTGATTGCCAAGGATATCTCGGAGCAGAAGAAGCTGCTGGTCGCCAAAGAAGCCGCAGAACGGACGAACAAGGCCAAAAGCCAGTTCCTGGCGATGATGAGTCATGAGATCCGCACGCCGATGAACGGCGTAATCGGCATGACCGATCTGCTGCTGGATTCCGGCGGGCTGACTGACATCCAAATCGAATATGTGCATATGATCCGGAAAAGCGGGGAGCTGCTGCTGAGCATCATCAATGATATTCTGGATCTCTCCAAGCTGGAATCTGGCAAAGCCCCTTTGCTGATCAGCACTTATTCTTTGCGGGAATGCTTGAAGGAGACGATTCAGCTGCTGTCCACTCAAGCGCTGGAGAAAAATCTCTCCCTGAACTATGAGGTGGAGGCGGATGTGCCCGACCTGCTGAACGGGGATGTAGGCAAACTGAAACAGGTGCTTGTCAATCTGATTGGGAATGCCATCAAATATACGTTTGAAGGTTCCGTGCTTGTTACAGTAAGCCGAATTCATGCTGAAGACGGCGGGACGAAGCTGAAGTTCACGGTACGGGACACCGGCATCGGGATTCCGGAGCAGCAACAGGAGCATTTGTTTGAGCCCTTCTTCCAGCTGGATTCTTTCATGAATCGAAAAAGCGAAGGGACCGGCCTGGGTTTGGCCATATCGAAACAACTTGTAGAGATGATGGGCGGCGAGATTCGGGTCGACCAATCTCATCCAATGAAAGGCAGCTCGTTCAGCTTCACGGTACCGGCAGAACCTTTGGGCGAACAGCAGGCGAAAGAAATAGTCCGAGGTTCCGCTTACCCGGCGGACAGCCTGCAGAAACGCTCGCTTTCGATTCTGGTAGCTGAGGATAACGAAATTAACCAGAAGGTCATCGTCAAGATGCTCGAGAAGCAAGGGCATGCCGTAGAGGTTGTAGACAACGGACATAAGGTACTAGCAGCGGTTAAAGAGCGCCCTTTCGATATGATCTTTATGGATGTACTGATGCCGGAGCTGGATGGTCTTGAGGCGGCCAAGCTGTTGAACCGGGAATATCCGAAGGACCGGAGGCCGGTCATTATCGCCGTAACGGCGAACGCGCTCTCCGGCGACCGGGAGAAATGTCTGGCTGCCGGAATGGATGATTATATGAGCAAACCTTTAAAGGGCCAGGCTATTGCAGACGTGATCAAGAAATATTTCAAGATATAA
- a CDS encoding MFS transporter, translating into MSSSDLLRQPKQRKLLFSAGISWLFDAMDVGLLSFVVTDLAKKWSLTSSQIGVLTSINAIGMVFGAALAGIFADRFGRKTILLWTLLIFSVASGLSALAAGFTVLCILRFIVGVGLGGELPVASTLVSESVPVKDRGRAVVLLESFWAVGWILAAVVSYFVIPKYGWQAAFVIGAVPALYGLYLRRAIEDSPEYLSRRKEPKLTFGERFKRVWAPEVRRSTLMLWILWFTVVFSYYGMFLWLPTVMEAKGYSMVRSFEYVLLMTLAQLPGYFTAAYLIEKLGRKFVLVVYLLLTALSALWFGHAASEVSLLIAGICLSFFNLGAWGAMYAYSPEQYTTRLRATGVGMATAFGRIGGVIGPLLVGLMRDQSVPIATIFTMFFVTVLVGAAAVLFLGKETKGLEIND; encoded by the coding sequence ATGAGCAGTTCGGATTTGCTCCGGCAGCCCAAGCAGCGCAAGCTGCTGTTCAGCGCGGGGATCAGCTGGCTTTTTGACGCGATGGATGTGGGGCTGCTGTCGTTTGTTGTAACCGATCTGGCTAAAAAATGGTCGCTCACCTCTTCGCAAATCGGGGTGCTTACCAGTATAAATGCGATTGGCATGGTGTTTGGCGCCGCGCTTGCCGGCATCTTCGCCGACCGTTTCGGGCGCAAAACGATTTTGCTGTGGACGCTGCTGATCTTCTCGGTAGCGAGCGGCCTGTCTGCGCTTGCTGCAGGCTTTACGGTGCTCTGCATCCTGCGGTTCATCGTAGGCGTCGGCTTGGGCGGCGAGCTGCCGGTAGCTTCTACGCTGGTTTCGGAATCCGTGCCGGTGAAGGACAGGGGCCGTGCCGTTGTGCTGCTGGAGAGCTTCTGGGCGGTCGGCTGGATTCTGGCCGCGGTTGTGTCGTATTTCGTGATTCCGAAATATGGCTGGCAGGCTGCTTTTGTTATCGGCGCTGTTCCGGCGCTGTATGGACTTTATTTGCGCAGGGCGATCGAGGATTCACCTGAATATTTGAGCCGCAGGAAGGAACCGAAGCTGACCTTCGGGGAACGTTTCAAGCGGGTTTGGGCGCCGGAGGTTAGGCGTTCTACGCTTATGCTGTGGATTCTGTGGTTTACAGTAGTCTTTTCCTATTATGGCATGTTTCTGTGGCTCCCCACCGTCATGGAAGCTAAAGGCTACAGCATGGTGCGCAGCTTCGAATATGTGCTGCTGATGACGCTGGCTCAGCTGCCGGGGTATTTCACGGCGGCTTACCTGATCGAGAAGCTTGGCCGCAAGTTCGTGCTTGTTGTCTATTTGCTGCTGACGGCCCTGAGCGCCTTATGGTTTGGACATGCCGCTTCGGAGGTTTCTCTGCTGATCGCAGGCATTTGTTTGTCCTTCTTTAACCTGGGAGCCTGGGGAGCGATGTATGCCTATAGTCCCGAGCAGTACACAACCAGACTGCGGGCAACGGGAGTAGGCATGGCTACGGCGTTCGGCCGGATTGGCGGGGTGATCGGACCGCTGCTGGTTGGACTTATGAGGGATCAATCGGTCCCGATTGCCACCATTTTTACGATGTTTTTTGTGACGGTGCTAGTCGGCGCCGCGGCTGTCCTGTTTCTCGGGAAAGAAACTAAAGGTCTTGAAATCAACGATTAG
- a CDS encoding YqkE family protein, with the protein MKSTIRQVNGGGDRQWQKKNQGARPVAGREDNQAATLKDLLNPAVVSKLKEQAAEMKREEETRKEEERKRAEEARKQEQKRLESSFEYLLNNSSQDWKKFK; encoded by the coding sequence TTGAAATCAACGATTAGACAAGTGAACGGGGGAGGTGACCGGCAATGGCAAAAAAAAAATCAGGGAGCGCGTCCGGTGGCCGGACGTGAGGATAATCAGGCGGCTACGCTGAAGGATCTGCTGAACCCGGCTGTGGTCAGCAAATTGAAGGAACAGGCCGCGGAAATGAAACGCGAAGAAGAAACACGCAAGGAAGAAGAAAGAAAGCGGGCAGAGGAAGCCCGCAAGCAGGAGCAGAAACGGCTGGAGAGCAGCTTTGAATATTTGCTCAATAACAGCTCGCAGGACTGGAAGAAGTTTAAATAA
- a CDS encoding GNAT family N-acetyltransferase produces the protein MAVTILHTDRLQLQSLTARDAAEVLAYLERNRQFLEPWEIRREASYYTLETQRRLLEEEADKMDSGQLFKLWFRTRGENGRIIGSAALSNIVRGAFLSCHLGYKLDEEERNKGYMTEALKAIIDFAFHKLGLHRIEANIMPRNAASLAVVHKLGFYHEGVAFKYLNINGVWEDHIHMVLRNEVMEQGKPFTGGVS, from the coding sequence ATGGCCGTTACAATTTTACATACAGATAGGCTGCAGCTGCAAAGCTTAACCGCCCGGGATGCGGCGGAGGTTCTGGCTTATCTGGAGAGAAACCGGCAGTTTCTGGAGCCGTGGGAAATCCGGAGAGAGGCTTCCTATTATACTTTGGAGACGCAAAGACGACTGCTGGAGGAGGAAGCGGATAAAATGGACAGCGGCCAGCTGTTTAAATTATGGTTTCGCACACGGGGCGAAAACGGCCGGATCATAGGTTCTGCTGCGCTTAGCAATATCGTCAGGGGGGCTTTTCTTTCCTGTCATTTGGGGTACAAGCTGGATGAAGAGGAGCGGAATAAAGGATATATGACCGAAGCGCTCAAGGCGATCATCGACTTTGCCTTTCATAAGCTTGGACTGCACCGGATCGAAGCCAACATTATGCCGCGTAATGCAGCTTCCCTGGCAGTGGTACATAAGCTGGGCTTCTATCATGAAGGCGTGGCTTTTAAATATTTGAATATTAATGGCGTTTGGGAGGATCATATTCATATGGTGCTCCGAAATGAAGTTATGGAGCAGGGAAAGCCGTTTACGGGGGGAGTCAGCTAG
- a CDS encoding NAD-dependent epimerase/dehydratase family protein: MKVLVLGGTRFFGKRLVEILIEAGDDVTIATRGRAADTFGDRVTRVQTDRQEKSSLEALAAYGPWDIIYDNICFASDDASDAVQAFSGLARRYVLTSTLSVYDQGREAWKESDVDTLHYQVTPGRSRDFSYAEGKRQAEAVLFQQSDFSAAAVRIPFVIGEDDYTERMLFHVKQAREGTAVQAYNPDARISFISSGETARFLFWLGRSTLEGPVNAATAGTLSLADIMQTVREVTGTNADIEVLPASSEPDKQRLTPYAVEEDYGLDISRAEQAGFKFSSITNWFPDLIRALDKQVTG; encoded by the coding sequence ATGAAAGTATTAGTGCTTGGCGGTACCCGTTTCTTCGGCAAAAGATTGGTGGAAATACTGATCGAAGCAGGAGATGACGTTACGATAGCGACCCGCGGGCGTGCGGCTGATACGTTTGGTGACCGGGTAACACGCGTTCAAACAGACCGTCAGGAGAAGTCCTCCCTTGAGGCACTCGCCGCATATGGACCTTGGGACATCATCTACGACAATATCTGTTTCGCTTCAGATGACGCCAGCGATGCGGTTCAGGCATTTAGCGGCCTGGCCCGGAGATATGTGTTGACCTCCACCTTGTCCGTTTATGACCAGGGGCGTGAAGCCTGGAAAGAAAGTGATGTCGATACGCTGCATTATCAGGTGACCCCGGGCAGAAGCCGTGACTTCTCTTATGCTGAAGGCAAAAGACAGGCGGAAGCGGTGCTGTTCCAGCAGTCGGACTTCTCTGCAGCTGCAGTGCGGATCCCCTTTGTGATCGGGGAGGACGATTACACGGAGCGGATGCTGTTTCATGTCAAACAAGCCCGCGAGGGGACTGCTGTCCAGGCCTACAATCCGGATGCTCGCATCTCGTTCATTTCATCCGGGGAAACGGCCCGGTTTCTGTTCTGGCTTGGCCGCAGCACCTTGGAGGGCCCTGTCAACGCTGCTACGGCAGGAACCTTATCTTTAGCTGACATTATGCAGACGGTTCGCGAGGTAACAGGCACAAACGCAGACATCGAGGTCCTTCCGGCTTCCAGCGAACCGGATAAGCAGCGGCTGACGCCGTATGCGGTTGAAGAGGATTACGGACTCGATATCTCGAGAGCAGAGCAAGCTGGATTCAAGTTCAGCTCCATAACCAACTGGTTCCCGGATCTGATCCGTGCCTTGGACAAGCAGGTAACAGGCTGA
- a CDS encoding YfiT family bacillithiol transferase yields MRMDERYPIGKFEWEGEISAEQRERWMEEIEELPAKLRAAVRDLTPEQLKLPYREGGWTLLQVVHHVADSHMNSLTRFKLALTEDTPTIRPYYEDRWAELADSLSEEIDVSLTLLEALHRRWVLLLRSMKEEDFARSFLHPESGTFSRLDYALGNYVWHGNHHLAHITELRDRLGL; encoded by the coding sequence ATGAGAATGGATGAGAGATATCCGATCGGAAAGTTTGAGTGGGAAGGTGAAATTTCAGCGGAGCAGCGGGAACGCTGGATGGAGGAGATTGAAGAACTGCCGGCTAAACTTAGAGCGGCTGTCCGGGATCTTACACCGGAACAGCTGAAGCTGCCTTACCGCGAGGGAGGCTGGACACTCCTTCAGGTAGTGCATCATGTGGCCGACAGCCATATGAACAGCCTGACCCGCTTCAAGCTGGCTCTGACCGAAGACACGCCGACGATCCGCCCTTATTACGAGGACCGCTGGGCAGAGCTGGCCGATAGTCTGAGCGAGGAAATCGACGTGTCCCTGACTCTGCTTGAGGCGCTGCACCGGCGCTGGGTTCTTTTGCTCCGCTCCATGAAAGAAGAGGACTTTGCCCGTTCCTTTCTCCATCCTGAATCGGGTACGTTTAGTCGTCTGGACTATGCGCTGGGCAATTACGTCTGGCACGGCAATCATCATTTGGCCCATATTACCGAATTAAGGGATCGGTTAGGGTTGTAG